One Bufo gargarizans isolate SCDJY-AF-19 chromosome 3, ASM1485885v1, whole genome shotgun sequence DNA segment encodes these proteins:
- the LOC122930729 gene encoding uncharacterized protein LOC122930729, translated as MSSAGDGDRTGRKTSSKRKHLACRDCDTPLADSYEFNRCPSCRPPPPLPPDTEPTIRDVVVWVKDFVESSMNTLRDSVSSRRPSVRSPLRPTPMQEEVYHTVDEVHSSESSGEEEEAGRAPATVKAYARVKRIFLLWCASHQVPSQDPPVSAILQFMQDGLDKGLSPSTLKVQISALSAAFGRSLHQDPLIKRFLKGAVRLKPSISRPIPQWDLSVVLKGLSGPPFEPLEEVDFKFLSWKVTFLLAVTSAKRISELQAFSAYEPYTLFLPDRVLLRFLPTFLPKVPSVHNINQVVSLPVLCSSSSSAEETSLHTLDVARCLRIYIERSREFRRSENLLILFFGRNKGKKASKPTLSRWIREAIRESFASQNRPPPAFVTAHSTRAVSTSWAERSLIPLEQICSAASWSSHSTFVSHYRLNLRGSEDTAFGRSVLNSIQH; from the exons ATGTCCTCTGCCGGTGATGGGGATCGGACTGGGCGCAAGACGTCATCCAAGCGCAAGCATTTGGCGTGTAGGGATTGTGACACCCCTCTAGCGGACTCCTATGAATTTAATAGGTGTCCCTCttgccgtcctcctcctcctctgcctcctgatACGGAGCCTACCATACGGGACGTAGTAGTCTGGGTAAAGGACTTTGTGGAGTCCTCAATGAACACCCTAAGGGATTCCGTGTCATCCAGAAGACCCAGTGTCCGATCTCCTCTGAGACCCACTCCTATGCAGGAGGAAGTCTACCATACCGTGGACGAAGTCCATTCCTCTGAGTCTAGCGGGGAGGAAGAAGAGGCTGGAAG AGCTCCTGCGACTGTCAAGGCCTACGCCAGGGTAAAGCGCATTTTTCTTCTATGGTGTGCATCTCATCAAGTACCATCTCAGGATCCTCCAGTATCAGCTATTCTTCAGTTCATGCAGGATGGACTAGATAAGGGCCTCAGCCCTTCTACACTCAAGGTACAGATCTCTGCTCTGTCAGCCGCCTTTGGCAGATCTTTACATCAAGACCCTCTGATTAAgaggttccttaaaggagccgTACGTCTTAAGCCTAGCATTTCAAGACCTATACCGCAGTGggatctctcagtggtgcttaaagggttgagtggtcctccctttgaacccttggaagaAGTGGACTTTAAGTTTTTATCCTGGAAGGTAACCTTTTTGTTGGCCGTAACTTCGGCCAAACGCATTTCAGAGCTTCAGGCTTTTTCGGCATATGAGCCATACACTTTATTTTTACCGGACAGAGTCCTTTTACGTTTTTTACCCACCTTTTTGCCTAAGGTGCCCTCTGTGCACAACATTAATCAAGTTGTGTCTTTGCCTGTGTTatgttcctcttcttcctctgcagAAGAAACTTCCCTCCATACTCTGGATGTGGCCAGATGTTTGAGAATCTACATTGAGAGATCCCGGGAGTTCAGAAGGTcagagaatcttcttatcctgttcttTGGCAGGAATAAAGGGAAGAAGGCCTCTAAGCCTACTCTAAGTAGATGGATCAGAGAGGCCATCAGAGAATCTTTCGCTTCCCAGAATAGACCTCCTCCTGCCTTTGTCACTGCTCACTCCACCCGAGCAGTCTCTACTAGTTGGGCCGAAAGGTCTCTTATTCCTCTGGAACAGATCTGTtccgcggcctcctggagctcacaTTCTACCTTTGtgagccattatagactcaacctCAGGGGATCAGAAGACACTGCCTTTGGGCGGTCTGTTTTGAATTCCATTCAGCATTGA